The window GCCCCGCCCGATCCGGCCCTGACGGCCCGCCTCGCCGCCGACATGACCGAAATCGAGGACGACGCCCTGCGCGACGCCTTGGCCCGCCTGGGGTCGGCAATCAAGACAAAGTGAGGTTTGCTGGCGCACGGGCTCGGGTTCGCGCCATTGCCACAATCATCCTGTCCAGCTAGCAGAATGCCATCTGCGGACGCTTTTTCCGCGAATATTGTAACGGAGACATCCCTTGCGCCTGACCCGACGTGAATTCTGCCAGAGCACGGCTTTCGTGGCGCTCGCCACGGCACTGGGATTGTCCACCCTGCCGGCCCTGACCGAACCGGCGCAGGCTCAGGCCGCAGTGTCCGAAACCGAGCTGATGGCGCCGACGGCGCTGCCGGACATGGCGATCGGCGACCCGAAGGCGTCGGTCACCGTCATCGAATATGCCTCGATGACCTGCCCGCACTGCGCCCACTTCTCAGAAACGACCTTCCCGGAGATCAAGAAGAAGTACGTCGACACCGGAAAGGTGCGTTTCATCTTCCGCGAGTTCCCTCTCGACAACCTCGCCGCCGCGGTCTTCATGCTGGCGCGCTGCAATGCCGAGACCAATTCGGACAAGTATTTCGCCTTCATCGACACCATGTTCCGCCAGCAGCGCACCTGGGCGGTCGAAAAGCCGCTGGAACCGCTGCTGACAATCTCCAAGCAGGCCGGTTTCACCCAGGAAACCTTCAATGCCTGCCTGTCGAACCAGAAGGTGCTGGATGGCATCGAGGCGATGCGCCAGCGCGCGGTAGACAAGTTCAAGGTTCAGTCGACCCCGTCCTTTTTCATCAACGGCAAGCTCTATACGGGTTCGCTGTCGGTCGAGGACATGTCCAAGATCATCGACCCGCTGATCAAGAGCTGAGGCCACCCGGGTTCCGCCGGACCCAATATATAGTCCGGTGGTACAAGGGTATTTTTATCCCAATCCACAGCCGAAAAGTCTGGAAAACCGGGCTTTTCCGGGTCGCCTCAGTTGCTTGGGCCGGCCTGAGATTTCATTGTGCCGCTAGAAGCGGCATACGACGTATAGCGCCCGGGCGGTGGCCCCGGCACCCCGTTCTCGTTAGTCATCGACAATCCCGAAAGACGGCCTATGCGCCGTCGCGGGTCGAGGTTCTCCAGTATGATTCTTACCCGGTTGCGTCTCCTCGGTTTCAAGTCCTTCGTTGAACCGACCGATTTCGTTATCGAGCCGGGCCTGACCGGCGTGGTCGGTCCCAACGGCTGCGGCAAATCGAACCTGGTCGAAGCGCTGCGCTGGGTCATGGGTGAGAACTCGTACAAGTCGATGCGCGCGTCCTCGATGGACGACGTCATCTTCTCGGGTTCGAACACGCGTCCGGCCCGTAACAATGCCGAAGTCGCGATCCTGATCGACAACAAGGAACGCTCGGCGCCGGCGCAGTTCAACGATACCGACCAGCTCGAGATCGCGCGCCGCATTGAGCGCGAGTCCGGTTCGGCCTATCGCATCAACGGCAAGGAAGTGCGCGCCCGCGACGTGCAGATCGTGTTCGCCGATGCCTCGACCGGCGCGCGCTCGCCTGCCCTTGTGCATCAAGGCCGCATCGGCGAAATCATCCAGGCCAAGCCCGAACAGCGGCGCCGCGTACTTGAAGAAGCCGCCGGCGTTTCCGGACTGCACGCCCGCCGTCATGAAGCCGAACTGCGCCTGAAGGCTGCCGAAGCCAATCTGCTGCGCATCGAAGATGTGATCGGCCAGCTCGCCGGCCAGATGGAAGCGCTGCGCAAGCAGGCCAAGCAGGCGATCCGCTACCGCACGGTCTCGGCGCAGGTGCGCAAGACTGAAGCGACGCTCTATCACCTGCGCTGGACCGCAGCGAATGTCGAACAGGCCGCCGCAGAGCACGCCAAGGATCTGTGCGTGCGCGAAGTCGCCGCGCGCACCGAAGCGCAGGCCGAAGCCTCGGTCCGCCAGACCAATCTCGCCGCCACTTTGCCGCCGCTGCGCGAGGCCGAAGCCCGCGCCGGCGCCGCGCTGCATCGCCTCAACATCGCCATGCAGGAGCTTGATCGCGAGGAGCAGCGCGCCAAGGATCGCATCAGCGAACTCGACAAACGCCTCGTGCAATTCGCCGCCGACGCCGAGCGCGAGCAGAAGCTGGTCGCCGATGCTGACGCCGCGATCGCCCGCCTCGCCGCGGAAGAAGAGATGATCAAGGCCGAGGCGGCCGAAAGCGCCGGTCGCCGCAGTGGCGTCGATGCCCGTGTCGATGAGGCGAGCAACGCGCTCGCCGCCGCCGAAAAGGTATTCTCCGAGCTCACGGCGCGGCTGGCCGACCTCACCGCGCAGCGCAACCAGCTCGAAAGCGCCATGCGACAGCACCGCGACCGCGCCGGCAAGATCGAGGCCGAAATGGCCGAGATCACGCGCGAGATCGAGACGCTGAGTGGCCATAGCGGCCCCGATCTGGCGGCGCTGACGGCTCAGGTCGAGGATCTGCAGCAGGCGCTGGCCATTGCCGAGAATGCGGCGATCGACGCCGAGGCTGCCCATGCTGCTGCGCGCGCGGCGCTGGAAGCTTCGCGCAATCCGCTCACCGAGGCCGAACGCCGCGTACAGCGGCTGGAGACCGAAGCCAAAACGCTGTCGAAGGTGCTGGCCGTCGAAAGCAAGAATTTGTGGCCGCCGGTGATGGACAACATCACCGTCGACAAGGGCTTCGAGAAGGCTCTCGGCGCCGCCCTCGGCGACGATCTCGATGCGCCGATCGATGCGACGGCGCCGATGCGCTGGGTCGGTTCGACGGTCGACGCGAACGATCCGGCACTGCCGGATGGCGCGTCTCCGCTCTCCGCCCATGTCCGCGCGCCCGAAGAACTGACGCGCCGCCTCAATCAGATCGGCGTCGTCGACAAGGAAGCCGGCCCGCGCCTCGCCGCGCAACTTCGGCCGGGCCAGCGTCTCGTCTCGCCTGAAGGTGACCTGTGGCGCTGGGACGGTTTTGCCGCCGCCGCGCACGCGCCGACCGGCGCCGCGCGCCGCCTCGCCGAGCGCGCCCGCCTTGCCGAGATCGAGTCCGAACTCGAAGTCGCCCGCGCCGACGCCGAATCTGCCCGCCGGCACAGCGAAGCCGCGCAAGCCGCCCTGACCGCCGCCGCCGCCGCCGAGCAGGAACACCGTAATGCCGGCCGCGAACGGCAGCGCGAGGTCAATGCGGCGCGCGACCGCCACGAAGTGGCCGAGCGCGAAGTCAACCGCAACGCCGCGCGGCTGTCGGCGCTGACCGAAGCCCATGCCCGCCTCACCGCCAACCACGACGAAGCCACCACCGGCACGGCGCAGGCAGAGACGGCGCTGGCCGCGCTTGCCCCGGCGGCCGACCTCGAGGCCGAACTTGCCACCGTGCGCGACGATATCGCCGCCAAGCGCGCTCACCTCGCCGAAGTTCGCGCCGAACAGCAGGCCATCGTCCGTGAAGCGGAAATCGCCGACCGCCGCCTGCGTCAGGTTGGCGAGGAGAAGGACGGCTGGTTCACGCGGCAGGAAAGCGCGCGCGGCCAGACCGAGACACTCTCACAGCGCATCGCCGAGGCGCAGCGCGATCGTACCGAACTCGAAAATGCACCGCAGGTCTTTGCCGAGAAGCGTGAAGCGCTGATCAGCGAAGTGCAGTTGGCCGAGGCCGATCGCCGCGAATGCGCCGACAGGCTGCAGGAAGCCGAGAACGCGCTGGGCGAGGCCGATCGCGACGCCCGCGCGGCGCTGGAAGCCGCCTCGACCGCGCGTGAAGAAGCCGCCCGCGCCGAGGAGCGCTTCGAGGCGTCCAAGCGCCGCCTTGCCGATATCGCCCGCGAAATCCACGACATGCTCGAGGTCGAGCCGCAGGGCGTTGCCGAACTTGCCGAACTGACCGAGGGCGAGGCCCTGCCCGACCTCGCCGAAATCGAGGCCACGCTGGAGCGGCTGCGCCGCGAGCGCGAGCGTCTCGGTGCCGTCAATCTGCGCGCCGAAGAGGAACTGGTCGAGGTCGAGACCCAGCATACGTCGCTGACCGCCGAGCGCGACGATCTCGTCGAGGCGATCAAAAAACTGCGCCTTGGCATCCAGAGCCTCAACCGCGAAGCGCGCGAACGCCTGATGGCGTCGTTCCAGCAGGTCAACACGCACTTCCAGCAGCTCTTCACCAAGCTGTTCAACGGCGGCACCGCCGAGTTGCAGCTCATCGAAAGCGACGATCCGCTGGAAGCCGGCCTTGAAATCCTGGCGAAGCCCCCCGGCAAGAAGCCGGCGACTTTGTCGCTGCTGTCCGGCGGTGAACAGGCGCTGACCGCGATGGCGCTGATCTTCGCCGTGTTCCTCACCAATCCGGCGCCGATCTGCGTGCTGGACGAAGTCGACGCACCGCTCGACGATCACAACGTCGAACGATTCTGTGACATGCTGGATGAAATGACGCAGTCGACCGATACGCGCTTCGTCATCATTACGCACAATCCGATCACCATGGCGCGCATGAACCGGTTGTTCGGCGTCACGATGGCGGAACGCGGCGTCTCCCAGCTCGTTTCAGTGGATCTCGAAGCCGCCGTGCGCTTCCGCGAGGCCGGCTGACGCTGGCGTGCAGATATTATTCTGCATTGATAAATTGGAAGGTCGGA of the Undibacter mobilis genome contains:
- a CDS encoding DsbA family protein — protein: MRLTRREFCQSTAFVALATALGLSTLPALTEPAQAQAAVSETELMAPTALPDMAIGDPKASVTVIEYASMTCPHCAHFSETTFPEIKKKYVDTGKVRFIFREFPLDNLAAAVFMLARCNAETNSDKYFAFIDTMFRQQRTWAVEKPLEPLLTISKQAGFTQETFNACLSNQKVLDGIEAMRQRAVDKFKVQSTPSFFINGKLYTGSLSVEDMSKIIDPLIKS
- the smc gene encoding chromosome segregation protein SMC, with translation MILTRLRLLGFKSFVEPTDFVIEPGLTGVVGPNGCGKSNLVEALRWVMGENSYKSMRASSMDDVIFSGSNTRPARNNAEVAILIDNKERSAPAQFNDTDQLEIARRIERESGSAYRINGKEVRARDVQIVFADASTGARSPALVHQGRIGEIIQAKPEQRRRVLEEAAGVSGLHARRHEAELRLKAAEANLLRIEDVIGQLAGQMEALRKQAKQAIRYRTVSAQVRKTEATLYHLRWTAANVEQAAAEHAKDLCVREVAARTEAQAEASVRQTNLAATLPPLREAEARAGAALHRLNIAMQELDREEQRAKDRISELDKRLVQFAADAEREQKLVADADAAIARLAAEEEMIKAEAAESAGRRSGVDARVDEASNALAAAEKVFSELTARLADLTAQRNQLESAMRQHRDRAGKIEAEMAEITREIETLSGHSGPDLAALTAQVEDLQQALAIAENAAIDAEAAHAAARAALEASRNPLTEAERRVQRLETEAKTLSKVLAVESKNLWPPVMDNITVDKGFEKALGAALGDDLDAPIDATAPMRWVGSTVDANDPALPDGASPLSAHVRAPEELTRRLNQIGVVDKEAGPRLAAQLRPGQRLVSPEGDLWRWDGFAAAAHAPTGAARRLAERARLAEIESELEVARADAESARRHSEAAQAALTAAAAAEQEHRNAGRERQREVNAARDRHEVAEREVNRNAARLSALTEAHARLTANHDEATTGTAQAETALAALAPAADLEAELATVRDDIAAKRAHLAEVRAEQQAIVREAEIADRRLRQVGEEKDGWFTRQESARGQTETLSQRIAEAQRDRTELENAPQVFAEKREALISEVQLAEADRRECADRLQEAENALGEADRDARAALEAASTAREEAARAEERFEASKRRLADIAREIHDMLEVEPQGVAELAELTEGEALPDLAEIEATLERLRRERERLGAVNLRAEEELVEVETQHTSLTAERDDLVEAIKKLRLGIQSLNREARERLMASFQQVNTHFQQLFTKLFNGGTAELQLIESDDPLEAGLEILAKPPGKKPATLSLLSGGEQALTAMALIFAVFLTNPAPICVLDEVDAPLDDHNVERFCDMLDEMTQSTDTRFVIITHNPITMARMNRLFGVTMAERGVSQLVSVDLEAAVRFREAG